One genomic window of Bradyrhizobium sp. CCGE-LA001 includes the following:
- a CDS encoding Crp/Fnr family transcriptional regulator, producing the protein MVRPANGFLSALSADDYDLIRPYLRTVDLPHDAVLVEAGETLKRAYFLHRGVISLVVKLAKGEHVQVAMIGRDSLLGTLSTMGDACALNTAVVLVPGSASVMDLDRLRDAAEQSSSLRSLLTRHGLAVYAQVQQTAGCNAAHPVESRLSRCLLHTHDLSGDSRLLLTQEAMAQMIGARRNSVSLVANTLQQANFIHYSRGHIQLMNLDGLRQTACECYATVKAQYERLLGQR; encoded by the coding sequence ATGGTGCGTCCAGCCAACGGTTTCCTCTCTGCGCTGTCGGCAGACGACTATGACCTGATCCGCCCGTATCTGCGCACGGTCGATCTGCCCCACGACGCGGTGCTGGTCGAGGCCGGCGAGACGCTCAAACGTGCCTATTTTCTCCACCGCGGCGTCATCTCACTGGTGGTGAAGCTCGCCAAGGGCGAGCATGTGCAGGTCGCGATGATCGGCCGCGACAGCCTGCTCGGGACGCTCTCGACCATGGGCGACGCCTGCGCGCTGAACACGGCCGTCGTGCTGGTTCCCGGCTCAGCCTCAGTGATGGATCTCGACCGGCTGCGCGATGCGGCCGAGCAGAGCAGCAGCTTGCGGTCCTTGCTCACGCGCCATGGCCTGGCGGTCTACGCTCAAGTCCAGCAGACCGCGGGCTGCAATGCCGCCCATCCGGTCGAGTCGCGCTTGTCGCGCTGCCTGCTCCACACCCATGATCTGTCGGGCGACTCCCGCCTGCTGCTGACCCAGGAGGCCATGGCCCAGATGATCGGGGCGCGGCGCAACAGCGTATCGCTGGTCGCCAACACCTTGCAGCAGGCCAATTTCATCCATTACAGCCGCGGACACATCCAGCTCATGAATTTGGACGGCCTGCGCCAGACCGCGTGCGAATGCTACGCCACCGTGAAGGCGCAATACGAGCGGCTGCTCGGCCAGCGCTGA
- a CDS encoding hybrid sensor histidine kinase/response regulator encodes MDDLLREFLTETSESLDTVDNQLVKFEQEPNNAKILDNIFRLVHTIKGTCGFLGLPRLEALAHAGETLMGKFRDGMPVTGQAVTVILSSIDRIKEILAGLEATEAEPEGNDRDLIDKLEAMVEQGMAAMAAGSAAAPVADAPPLAPEAPIAAAPAPAKEMTMGTLIEQTLERPLRPGEVSLDELERAFRETAIEAPAPAAIAKAEPAPAAEAPAAKEAAKDAAKPAAKEKAAPKKSMADEIAGEGASIANQSIRVNVDTLEHLMTMVSELVLTRNQLLEISRRNEDTEFKVPLQRLSNVTAELQEGVMKTRMQPIGNAWQKLPRIVRDLSSELGKQIELEMHGADTELDRQVLDLIKDPLTHMVRNSADHGLETPAERLASGKGEQGTIRLSAYHEGGHIIICIADNGRGLNTEKIKAKALSSGLVTEAELEKMSEAQIHKFIFAPGFSTAAAITSVSGRGVGMDVVRTNIDQIGGTIDIKSVAGEGSSVTIKIPLTLAIVSALIVEAAGDRFAIPQLSVVELVRARANSEHRIERIKDTAVLRLRNKLLPLIHLKKLLKIDDGAASDPENGFIVVTQVGSQTFGIVVDGVFHTEEIVVKPMSTKLRHIDMFSGNTILGDGAVIMIIDPNGIAKALGAAGSSAHDMGDENGAHHIGAGEQTTSLLVFRAGSSQPKAVPLGLVTRLEELPADKIELSNGRYMVQYREQLMPLVAMEGVTIASQGAQPILVFADDGRSMGLVVDEIIDIVEERLNIEVGGSASGILGSAVIKGQATEVIDVGHFLPMAFADWFTRKEMKPSLHSQSVLLVDDSAFFRNMLAPVLKAAGYRVRTAPTAQEGLAALRAQSFDVVLTDIEMPDMNGFEFAEVIRSDNNLGSMPIIGLSALVSPAAIERGRQAGFHDYVAKFDRPGLIAALKEQTAGAAGASELSRAAA; translated from the coding sequence ATGGATGATCTGTTGCGGGAGTTTTTGACGGAGACCAGCGAGAGCCTGGACACCGTCGACAATCAGCTGGTGAAGTTCGAGCAGGAGCCGAACAACGCCAAGATCCTGGATAACATCTTCCGCCTCGTCCACACCATCAAGGGCACCTGCGGCTTCCTCGGCCTGCCCAGGCTTGAAGCGCTGGCGCATGCCGGCGAGACGCTGATGGGCAAATTCCGTGACGGCATGCCGGTGACCGGGCAGGCGGTGACGGTGATCCTGTCCTCGATCGATCGCATCAAGGAAATCCTCGCTGGCCTGGAGGCGACCGAAGCCGAGCCCGAGGGTAACGACCGCGACCTCATCGACAAGCTGGAAGCGATGGTCGAGCAAGGCATGGCGGCAATGGCCGCTGGAAGTGCCGCTGCTCCCGTTGCCGATGCGCCGCCGCTGGCGCCCGAAGCGCCAATTGCCGCTGCGCCTGCACCCGCAAAAGAGATGACCATGGGCACGCTGATCGAGCAGACCCTGGAGCGTCCGCTGCGTCCGGGCGAAGTCTCGCTCGACGAGCTCGAGCGCGCCTTCCGCGAGACCGCGATCGAAGCGCCGGCCCCGGCAGCCATTGCTAAGGCCGAGCCCGCGCCGGCTGCTGAAGCCCCGGCTGCCAAGGAAGCTGCGAAGGACGCCGCAAAGCCTGCCGCCAAGGAGAAGGCCGCGCCGAAGAAGTCGATGGCCGACGAGATTGCCGGCGAAGGGGCCAGCATCGCCAACCAGTCGATCCGCGTCAACGTGGACACGCTGGAGCACCTGATGACCATGGTCTCCGAGCTGGTCCTGACCCGCAACCAGCTGCTGGAGATCTCCCGCCGCAACGAGGACACCGAGTTCAAGGTGCCGCTGCAGCGCCTGTCCAACGTCACCGCCGAGTTGCAGGAGGGCGTCATGAAGACGCGCATGCAGCCGATCGGCAATGCCTGGCAGAAGCTGCCCCGCATCGTCCGCGACCTGTCGAGCGAACTCGGCAAGCAGATCGAATTGGAGATGCACGGCGCCGACACCGAGCTCGACCGCCAGGTGCTCGATTTGATCAAGGACCCGCTCACCCACATGGTGCGCAACTCCGCCGATCATGGCCTGGAGACCCCGGCCGAGCGCCTCGCCAGCGGCAAGGGCGAGCAGGGCACCATCCGCCTGTCCGCCTATCACGAGGGCGGCCACATCATCATCTGCATCGCCGACAACGGAAGAGGCCTCAACACCGAGAAGATCAAGGCCAAGGCGCTCTCCTCAGGTCTCGTCACCGAGGCCGAGCTCGAGAAGATGAGCGAGGCCCAGATCCACAAGTTCATCTTCGCGCCCGGCTTCTCCACCGCCGCCGCCATCACCTCGGTGTCGGGGCGCGGCGTCGGCATGGACGTGGTCCGCACCAATATCGACCAGATCGGCGGCACCATCGACATCAAGTCCGTGGCCGGCGAGGGCTCGTCCGTCACCATCAAGATCCCGCTGACGCTCGCCATCGTCTCGGCGCTGATCGTCGAAGCGGCCGGCGACCGTTTCGCGATCCCGCAGCTCTCGGTGGTCGAGCTGGTGCGTGCCCGCGCCAACTCCGAGCACCGCATCGAGCGCATCAAGGACACCGCGGTGCTCCGCCTGCGCAACAAGCTGCTGCCGCTGATCCACCTGAAGAAGCTGCTCAAGATCGACGACGGCGCGGCCTCCGATCCCGAGAACGGCTTCATCGTGGTGACCCAGGTCGGCAGCCAGACCTTCGGCATCGTCGTCGACGGCGTGTTCCACACCGAGGAGATCGTGGTCAAGCCGATGTCGACCAAGCTGCGTCACATCGACATGTTCTCGGGCAACACCATCCTGGGCGATGGCGCTGTGATCATGATCATCGATCCCAACGGCATTGCCAAGGCGCTCGGCGCCGCCGGCTCCTCGGCCCATGACATGGGCGACGAGAACGGGGCGCATCACATCGGCGCGGGCGAGCAGACCACCTCGCTGCTCGTCTTCCGCGCCGGCTCGTCCCAGCCCAAGGCGGTCCCGCTCGGGCTGGTCACGCGCCTCGAAGAGCTGCCCGCCGACAAGATCGAGCTCAGTAACGGCCGCTACATGGTGCAGTACCGCGAGCAGCTGATGCCGCTGGTCGCTATGGAGGGCGTCACCATCGCCAGCCAGGGCGCCCAGCCGATCCTGGTGTTCGCCGATGACGGCCGCTCCATGGGCCTCGTCGTCGACGAGATCATCGACATCGTCGAGGAGCGGCTCAACATCGAGGTCGGCGGCTCCGCCTCCGGCATTCTCGGCTCGGCCGTGATCAAGGGCCAAGCCACCGAGGTGATCGATGTCGGCCACTTCCTGCCGATGGCGTTCGCCGACTGGTTCACCCGCAAGGAGATGAAGCCGTCGCTGCACTCGCAATCGGTGCTTTTGGTCGACGACAGCGCGTTCTTCCGCAACATGCTGGCCCCCGTGCTGAAGGCGGCCGGCTACCGCGTCCGCACCGCGCCGACCGCGCAGGAGGGCTTAGCTGCGCTGCGCGCGCAGAGCTTCGACGTGGTGCTGACCGACATCGAGATGCCCGACATGAACGGGTTCGAGTTCGCGGAAGTGATCCGCTCCGACAACAATCTCGGCTCGATGCCGATCATCGGCCTCTCCGCCCTGGTGTCGCCGGCGGCGATCGAGCGCGGCCGTCAGGCCGGCTTCCACGACTACGTCGCCAAGTTCGACCGTCCCGGTCTGATCGCGGCGCTGAAGGAGCAGACCGCGGGTGCCGCCGGCGCCTCCGAGCTGAGCCGCGCGGCAGCCTAA
- a CDS encoding chemotaxis protein CheW: MSKKTQVGEGAMVEYVTAMIGGQLFGLPISRVQDVFMPERVTRVPLSSREIAGVLNLRGRIVTVVDMRARLGLPKAEDGKVPMAVGVDLRGESYGLLIDQIGEVLRLPEAGMEENPVNLDPRMAKLAGGVHRLDGQLMVVLDVDRVLELETKVQMAA; the protein is encoded by the coding sequence ATGAGCAAGAAGACGCAAGTGGGCGAAGGCGCCATGGTCGAATACGTCACCGCGATGATCGGCGGCCAGCTGTTCGGCCTGCCGATCTCCCGCGTCCAGGACGTGTTCATGCCCGAGCGCGTCACCCGCGTGCCCCTGTCCTCGCGCGAGATCGCGGGCGTGCTCAATCTGCGCGGCCGCATCGTCACCGTGGTCGACATGCGCGCACGCCTCGGCCTGCCCAAGGCCGAGGATGGCAAGGTGCCGATGGCGGTCGGCGTCGACCTGCGCGGCGAATCCTACGGCCTGCTGATCGACCAGATCGGTGAAGTCCTGCGCCTGCCCGAGGCCGGCATGGAGGAGAACCCCGTCAATCTCGATCCCCGCATGGCCAAGCTCGCCGGCGGCGTCCATCGCCTCGACGGCCAGCTCATGGTCGTCCTCGACGTTGATCGCGTCCTCGAACTCGAAACCAAAGTGCAAATGGCTGCGTGA
- a CDS encoding response regulator, translated as MKTCLVVDDSSVVRKIARRILEGLEFEVTEAEDGSKALEICQRKLPDAVLLDWNMPVMDGFEFMGHMRRLPGGDQPKVVFCTTENNVAHIAQALSGGANEYIMKPFDKDIIADKFAEVGLIPVGQAMV; from the coding sequence ATGAAAACGTGTTTGGTGGTCGATGATTCCAGCGTCGTGCGCAAGATCGCGCGCCGGATCCTGGAGGGCCTCGAATTCGAGGTCACCGAGGCCGAGGATGGCTCGAAGGCACTGGAAATCTGCCAGCGCAAGCTGCCCGATGCGGTGCTGCTCGACTGGAACATGCCCGTGATGGACGGCTTCGAGTTCATGGGCCACATGCGCCGCCTGCCCGGCGGCGACCAGCCCAAGGTGGTGTTCTGCACCACCGAGAACAACGTGGCTCATATCGCCCAGGCGCTCAGCGGCGGCGCCAACGAGTACATCATGAAGCCCTTCGACAAGGACATCATCGCCGACAAATTCGCTGAGGTTGGTTTGATCCCGGTCGGACAAGCCATGGTCTGA
- a CDS encoding CheR family methyltransferase, protein MTPTEYEYLRKFLKDNSGLDLSADKQYLIESRLLPLARKAGLSGITELVQKLQGGSRTLITDVVEAMTTNETFFFRDKVPFDHFRDTIMPEIIKARAARRSVRIWCAAGSTGQEPYSLAMCLKEMGAALTGWRVEIIATDLSQEVLEKAKAGIYSQFEVQRGLPIQLLVKYFKQTGETWQINPELRAMIQHRQLNLLHDFAQLGTFDVIFCRNVLIYFDQDTKINIFNRLARQIEPDGFLVLGAAETVVGLTDTFRPIPERRGLYKPNDPRAAAAKPALAGAAPRMAVMAGR, encoded by the coding sequence GTGACCCCGACCGAGTATGAGTATCTGCGTAAGTTCCTGAAGGACAATTCCGGGCTCGACCTGTCCGCAGACAAGCAATATCTGATCGAAAGCCGCCTGCTGCCGCTGGCCCGCAAGGCCGGGCTCTCCGGCATCACCGAGCTCGTGCAGAAGCTGCAAGGCGGTTCGCGCACGCTGATTACCGACGTGGTCGAGGCCATGACCACCAACGAGACGTTCTTCTTCCGCGACAAGGTCCCGTTCGATCATTTCCGCGACACCATCATGCCCGAAATCATCAAGGCGCGCGCCGCTCGCCGCAGCGTGCGCATCTGGTGCGCCGCCGGCTCGACCGGGCAGGAGCCCTATTCGCTGGCGATGTGCCTGAAGGAGATGGGCGCGGCTCTCACCGGCTGGCGCGTCGAGATCATCGCGACCGACCTGTCGCAGGAGGTGCTGGAGAAGGCCAAGGCCGGCATTTACAGCCAGTTCGAGGTGCAGCGTGGCCTGCCGATCCAGTTGCTGGTCAAATATTTCAAGCAGACCGGCGAGACCTGGCAGATCAATCCCGAATTGCGCGCGATGATCCAGCACCGGCAGCTCAACCTGCTGCACGATTTCGCCCAGCTCGGCACATTCGACGTCATCTTCTGCCGCAACGTGCTGATCTATTTCGACCAGGACACCAAGATCAACATTTTCAACCGTCTCGCGCGCCAGATCGAGCCCGATGGCTTCCTGGTGCTCGGCGCAGCCGAAACCGTGGTCGGACTGACCGACACGTTCAGGCCGATTCCGGAGCGGCGCGGTCTCTACAAGCCGAACGACCCGCGTGCCGCGGCCGCCAAGCCGGCTCTCGCCGGCGCGGCGCCGCGCATGGCGGTCATGGCAGGACGCTGA
- a CDS encoding response regulator, whose product MPRSSLSPIPSNLPDVAERRALQLLVVDDDATQRSLITVAAKQAGHEVTVAPSVAEAIEKLRAARFDCVTLDLVLEDGDGVDVLHEMAKAKFAGKVIVISGMDGKRRSAARSFARSVGIELQSLPKPLDLAALRISLANLGKTAMGLPAIHTWGGVATDAIVERHRA is encoded by the coding sequence ATGCCCAGAAGCTCTCTCTCTCCCATCCCGTCAAACCTGCCCGACGTCGCCGAGCGGCGTGCGCTTCAGCTCCTGGTGGTCGATGACGACGCCACGCAGCGCAGCCTCATCACGGTTGCCGCCAAGCAGGCTGGCCACGAAGTCACCGTGGCGCCGTCGGTGGCGGAGGCGATCGAGAAGCTGCGTGCCGCGCGCTTCGATTGCGTGACGCTCGATCTCGTGCTGGAGGATGGCGACGGCGTCGACGTGTTGCACGAGATGGCGAAGGCGAAGTTCGCCGGCAAGGTGATCGTCATCAGCGGCATGGACGGCAAGCGCCGCAGCGCCGCCCGCAGCTTCGCCCGCTCGGTCGGGATCGAACTCCAGAGCCTGCCGAAGCCGCTGGACCTCGCGGCGCTGCGCATCAGCCTCGCCAATCTCGGCAAGACCGCGATGGGTTTGCCGGCGATTCACACCTGGGGTGGGGTCGCCACCGATGCGATCGTGGAGCGGCACCGCGCCTGA
- a CDS encoding response regulator transcription factor, translating into MAEQTSRGEIFVVDDDPAVRDTLSMVLKAAGYDVICFADGAALLSVARNRTPAAILLDVHIPGKSGLDILKELQGEDYPAPIFMISGQGDIAMAVGAIKSGALDFIEKPFRGSEIVGRLDEAIGAYARRQAENASPKFGSLHFPGREPLTRREREVLEQFASGASNKEAGRTLGISPRTIEDHRANIMKKLGARNAADLIRIVMTAAQRAS; encoded by the coding sequence ATGGCCGAGCAAACCTCTCGTGGTGAAATCTTCGTGGTCGACGATGACCCTGCTGTTCGCGACACCCTATCGATGGTGTTGAAGGCGGCGGGCTATGACGTGATCTGTTTTGCGGACGGTGCAGCGCTGCTCTCCGTCGCGCGAAACCGCACGCCGGCCGCGATCCTGCTCGACGTTCACATTCCCGGAAAGTCGGGTCTCGACATTCTCAAGGAATTGCAAGGCGAGGACTATCCGGCGCCGATCTTCATGATCTCCGGGCAGGGCGACATCGCGATGGCGGTGGGCGCCATCAAGAGCGGGGCGCTCGACTTCATCGAGAAGCCGTTCCGCGGCAGCGAGATCGTCGGCCGGCTCGACGAGGCGATCGGCGCCTATGCACGCAGGCAGGCGGAGAATGCGTCGCCGAAGTTCGGCTCGCTGCATTTCCCGGGTCGCGAGCCGTTGACGCGCAGGGAGCGCGAGGTGCTCGAGCAGTTTGCCTCCGGTGCATCCAACAAGGAAGCCGGCCGCACGCTCGGCATCAGCCCGCGCACCATCGAGGACCACCGCGCCAACATCATGAAGAAGCTCGGCGCGCGCAATGCCGCCGACCTGATCCGCATCGTGATGACTGCGGCCCAGCGCGCATCGTAA
- a CDS encoding PAS domain S-box protein — protein MSAPAADDKDIRSVSSQGWRGGHSRRGANFHMTLATRLAIAMILLVAVTVAAVGWLGYRNTTQAVIPRVLERVEAQSRLLATNLESYVAGARGDLIGYRAAAAINGLIRAHDNGGIDPTDGVSEQTWRQRIAARLAAEIEAKPIYGQFRIIGVDDDQRELVRVDRSGSNGTARIAPDSELESKSDRPYFQQTIRLAPGEIYVSSVDRATRQGGTEVLHAPTLRAAMPLFAQDGKPFGIIIANIDMRPALDRVRSTVTSGGEVYVVDSRGNYLVHPDRAREFALHESSNDWRKDFPFFAALAGTLEGATRLMTDDTGRPSGAAIAPALLAGKEWVAIVETIPAPVFSLVPAAIQKTSLLVGLLAVLAAALLAVLVARSLTRPIGRLTRAVEAIGSGRAADIPVDASGETGVLARAFAQMVEETRAKTAALEREVEEHRRTEVARSHHAARERLFSAAIESSDDAIVMQSLDAIITGWNPAAERLYGYSADEAIGKSTAIIVPPDRREQGKDYRRRIARGEPIERFETVRLRKDGTAVEISLSLSPIKGPSGEIVGASGTARSLTEARRAERVLQQQLEERRQIFETSQDLILVMDARGHVAQISPSSQTILGYSPEEMIGRSGADFVHPDHLEQSREDMRALRRGARPKLADTRCFHKNGHAVWLSWLGNWSEPAKRFFFVGRDMTEARLAQESLRESERLARNIVETSLDAFVQTDQTGSILNWNSQAEQLFGWRRDEVLGKSTIDLIVAESERERVRTGLKRFLENEDDRTLNRRRELMCCRRDGKEFRAELSVTALKRREGLLFNVFYRDLTDKMAAEERIRHAEKMEAVGQLTGGVAHDFNNILTVITGTIEILAEAVEKEPQLAAITKMIDEAAGRGAELTQHLLAFARKQPLQPREIDINSLIVDTAKLLRPTLGEQIQIESVFEDENCVAIVDPNQLTTAILNLALNARDAMPGGGKLIVETGGAYLDEVYASVNDVRPGHYVLIAVSDTGTGIPATMLPRVFDPFFTSKGPGKGTGLGLSMVYGFIKQSAGHIKIYSEEGHGTTIKMYLPPGKTPTAVGEGVIAATIEGGRETILVVEDDRLVRDYVLAQLHSLGYVTLQAANAAEALAIVAAGKPFDLLFTDVIMPGKMNGRQLADELMKTRPDLKVVYTSGYTENAIIHHGRLDSGVLLLAKPYRKSDLARIIRRALQA, from the coding sequence ATGTCAGCACCGGCAGCCGATGACAAGGATATCCGTTCCGTCTCGAGCCAGGGCTGGCGGGGTGGCCATTCGCGGCGCGGTGCGAATTTTCACATGACGCTCGCAACGCGGCTTGCCATCGCGATGATCCTGCTCGTGGCGGTGACGGTGGCCGCAGTCGGATGGTTGGGCTACCGCAACACCACCCAGGCCGTCATTCCACGCGTCCTGGAACGGGTCGAGGCGCAGTCTCGCCTGCTGGCGACCAATCTCGAATCCTATGTTGCCGGAGCACGCGGCGATCTCATCGGCTATCGCGCCGCAGCGGCGATCAATGGCCTCATCCGTGCTCACGACAATGGAGGCATCGACCCGACCGATGGGGTCTCGGAGCAAACCTGGCGCCAGCGCATCGCAGCGCGGCTCGCTGCGGAGATCGAGGCCAAGCCCATCTACGGCCAGTTCCGGATCATTGGTGTCGATGACGACCAGCGAGAGTTGGTTCGAGTCGACCGCTCCGGATCAAACGGAACGGCACGCATCGCGCCCGACAGCGAGCTGGAGAGCAAGAGCGACCGCCCCTATTTTCAGCAGACGATACGGCTCGCACCCGGCGAGATCTATGTGTCTTCCGTCGATCGCGCCACGCGGCAGGGAGGCACTGAGGTGCTCCATGCTCCGACGCTGAGGGCAGCGATGCCGCTGTTCGCACAGGACGGCAAGCCGTTCGGCATCATCATTGCCAACATCGACATGCGACCGGCCCTCGATCGTGTCCGCTCGACAGTCACTTCAGGCGGAGAGGTCTACGTCGTTGACTCGCGCGGCAATTATCTCGTCCATCCCGACCGCGCGCGTGAATTTGCGTTACATGAAAGCTCCAACGACTGGCGCAAGGACTTCCCGTTCTTCGCGGCCCTAGCCGGTACGCTGGAAGGTGCCACGCGACTCATGACCGACGATACCGGCCGGCCAAGCGGCGCAGCGATTGCGCCCGCTCTGCTCGCGGGCAAGGAATGGGTCGCGATTGTCGAAACGATACCGGCGCCTGTGTTTAGCCTCGTGCCCGCAGCAATCCAGAAGACATCTCTGCTGGTTGGTCTGTTGGCCGTGCTCGCAGCGGCTTTGCTCGCGGTCCTGGTGGCGCGGTCGCTGACGCGTCCGATCGGACGTCTGACCCGGGCGGTCGAAGCCATCGGCAGCGGGCGGGCGGCGGACATCCCCGTCGATGCCAGCGGCGAGACGGGGGTGCTGGCGCGGGCCTTTGCCCAGATGGTTGAGGAGACCCGGGCGAAGACGGCCGCGCTCGAACGCGAAGTCGAGGAGCATCGCCGGACCGAGGTCGCGCGAAGCCACCACGCAGCGCGCGAGCGCTTGTTCAGCGCCGCGATCGAATCGTCCGACGATGCGATCGTGATGCAATCGCTCGATGCCATCATCACGGGCTGGAATCCCGCCGCCGAACGCCTCTATGGCTATTCGGCCGACGAGGCGATCGGGAAGTCCACCGCGATTATCGTCCCGCCCGATCGCCGCGAGCAGGGCAAGGACTATCGGCGGCGGATCGCCCGGGGCGAGCCGATCGAGCGTTTCGAGACGGTGCGCCTGCGCAAGGACGGCACGGCGGTCGAGATCTCCCTGAGCTTGTCGCCGATCAAGGGGCCGTCGGGCGAGATCGTCGGTGCCTCCGGAACCGCGCGCAGCCTCACCGAGGCGCGGCGGGCCGAGCGGGTGCTGCAGCAGCAGCTCGAGGAGCGGCGGCAGATCTTCGAGACCTCACAGGACCTGATCCTGGTGATGGATGCGCGAGGTCATGTCGCGCAGATCAGCCCGAGCAGCCAGACCATTCTCGGCTACAGCCCCGAAGAGATGATCGGCCGTAGCGGCGCCGATTTCGTCCATCCCGATCATCTGGAGCAGTCCCGCGAGGACATGCGCGCGCTGCGGCGCGGCGCCCGCCCCAAGCTCGCCGACACCCGCTGCTTCCACAAGAATGGGCACGCGGTCTGGCTGTCCTGGCTGGGCAACTGGTCCGAGCCGGCCAAGCGCTTCTTCTTCGTCGGGCGCGATATGACGGAAGCGCGGCTCGCGCAAGAATCGCTGCGCGAGAGCGAGCGGCTCGCGCGCAACATCGTCGAGACCTCGCTCGACGCCTTCGTCCAGACCGACCAGACCGGCAGCATCCTGAACTGGAATTCGCAGGCCGAACAGCTCTTCGGCTGGCGCCGCGACGAGGTGCTCGGCAAGAGCACGATCGACCTGATCGTCGCCGAGAGCGAACGCGAGAGGGTGAGGACGGGCCTGAAGCGTTTCCTCGAAAACGAGGATGACAGGACCCTGAATCGCCGCCGCGAGCTGATGTGCTGTCGCCGCGACGGCAAGGAGTTCAGGGCCGAGCTGAGCGTCACCGCGCTGAAGCGCCGCGAAGGCTTGCTGTTCAACGTCTTCTACCGCGATCTCACCGACAAGATGGCGGCCGAGGAGCGCATCCGCCATGCCGAGAAGATGGAGGCGGTCGGCCAGCTCACCGGCGGCGTGGCGCACGATTTCAACAACATCCTCACCGTCATCACCGGAACGATCGAAATTCTCGCGGAGGCGGTCGAGAAGGAGCCGCAGCTCGCGGCCATCACCAAGATGATCGACGAGGCCGCCGGGCGCGGTGCCGAGCTGACCCAGCATTTGCTCGCCTTTGCGCGCAAGCAGCCGCTCCAGCCGCGCGAGATCGACATCAACTCACTGATCGTCGACACCGCGAAACTGCTGCGTCCGACGCTGGGCGAGCAGATCCAGATCGAATCCGTGTTCGAGGACGAGAACTGCGTCGCGATCGTCGATCCCAACCAGCTCACCACCGCGATCCTCAACCTCGCACTCAACGCCCGCGACGCCATGCCCGGCGGCGGAAAGCTGATCGTCGAGACGGGCGGCGCCTATCTCGACGAGGTCTATGCCAGCGTCAACGACGTCCGGCCCGGGCATTACGTGCTGATCGCCGTGAGCGACACCGGCACCGGAATTCCGGCGACCATGCTGCCCAGGGTGTTCGACCCCTTCTTCACCTCGAAGGGGCCCGGCAAGGGCACCGGACTCGGGCTTTCGATGGTCTACGGCTTCATCAAGCAGTCCGCAGGGCACATCAAGATCTACAGCGAAGAAGGCCACGGCACCACGATCAAGATGTACCTGCCGCCGGGCAAGACGCCGACGGCGGTCGGCGAGGGCGTGATCGCGGCGACGATCGAGGGCGGACGCGAGACCATCCTGGTGGTCGAGGACGACCGGCTGGTGCGTGACTACGTGCTGGCTCAGCTGCATTCGCTGGGATACGTCACCTTGCAGGCTGCGAACGCCGCGGAGGCGCTCGCGATCGTCGCCGCCGGCAAGCCGTTCGACCTCTTGTTCACCGACGTCATCATGCCCGGCAAGATGAATGGACGTCAGCTCGCCGACGAACTGATGAAGACGCGCCCCGATCTCAAGGTCGTCTACACGTCAGGCTATACCGAGAATGCGATCATCCATCACGGCCGACTGGATTCGGGCGTTCTGCTGCTGGCCAAGCCCTATCGCAAATCGGATCTGGCGCGGATCATCCGGAGGGCGCTGCAAGCCTGA
- a CDS encoding response regulator, with protein MANILIVDDDPAVQATIRLLLERAGHRVTVAGDGRKGLALFEVGQFDLLFLDIFMPGMDGLETMRRIRALAPAIPIIVISGRSITPDAYAEPDFLRMATKLGAVASLQKPFRPGALLAAVDGCLKTAWPEAPDVSTGSR; from the coding sequence GTGGCCAACATCCTGATCGTGGATGACGACCCGGCCGTGCAGGCCACGATCCGGCTGCTCCTGGAGAGGGCTGGTCATCGCGTCACCGTCGCCGGCGATGGCCGCAAGGGACTTGCGCTGTTCGAGGTCGGCCAGTTCGACCTGCTGTTTCTCGACATCTTCATGCCCGGCATGGACGGGCTCGAGACGATGCGCCGCATTCGCGCGCTGGCTCCGGCTATCCCCATCATCGTCATTTCCGGCCGCTCGATCACGCCGGACGCCTATGCGGAGCCGGATTTCCTGAGGATGGCGACCAAGCTCGGCGCAGTGGCAAGCCTGCAAAAACCGTTTCGTCCCGGCGCTTTGCTCGCCGCGGTCGATGGCTGCCTGAAGACGGCGTGGCCGGAGGCACCCGATGTCAGCACCGGCAGCCGATGA